In the Mauremys mutica isolate MM-2020 ecotype Southern chromosome 13, ASM2049712v1, whole genome shotgun sequence genome, one interval contains:
- the LOC123348040 gene encoding olfactory receptor 14A16-like, with product MCFPTQPSHSVLRKKMSNRTTVTEFLLLGFSDIRELQILHFVVFLIIYLAGLLGNLLIITAIAHNHYLHTPMYFFLVNLAILDLGSISITIPKSMVNSLMNTRVISYSGCVAQIFLFMFLGSADLGILTVMAYDRYVAICQPLHYEGVMNRKACVKMAASVWISGILYSALHTGNTFALSLCGGNVVDQFFCAIPQLLKLACSDSDLSETGVIVFSACLALSCFVLIIVSYVQIFRSVLRIPTAQGRQKAFSTCLPHITVVTLYVSTGIIAYLKPNSRSISHLDLVVDVFYSMVPPMLNPIIYSMRNKEIKAALRKLIGRKLFTTNKMSIFLF from the coding sequence CCATCACACAGCGTgctgaggaagaaaatgtccaaccgaaccaccgtgaccgagttccttctcctgggattctctgacattcgggagctgcagattttgcactttgtggtgtttctaatAATTTATCTGGCAGGCCTGCTGGGGAATCTTCTAATCATCACAGCCATAGCCCACAACCACtatcttcacacccccatgtacttcttcctggtgaATCTGGCCATCCTAGACCTTGGCTCCATTTCTATCACCATCCCAAAATCCATGGTCaattccctcatgaacaccagggTGATTTCTTATTCGGGATGTGTCGCCCAAATCTTTCTCTTCATGTTCCTTGGTTCAGCTGATCTCGGCATCTTGACTGTCATGGCATATGAtcgatatgtcgccatctgccaaccactgcactatgagggAGTGATGAACAGGAAAGCTTGTGTCAAAATGGCAGCAAGTGTCTGGATCAGTGGTATTCTTTACTCTGCCCTGCACACTGGAAACAcatttgcattatccttatgtggAGGAAATGTGGTGGATCAGTTTTTCTGTGCCATCCCCCAGCTACTCAAGCTTGCCTGCTCTGactcagacctcagtgaaacTGGGGTTATTGTCTTCAGtgcatgcttagctttaagctgttttgttttaataattgtgtcatatgttcagatcttcagaTCAGTGCTAAGAATCCCCACTGCACAGGGCCGGcaaaaagccttctccacctgcctgcctCACATCACTGTTGTCACTTTGTATGTTTCCACTGGCATCATTGCCTACCTGAAACCAAACTCCAGGTCCATATCACATCTGGATCTCGTGGTGGATGTTTTCTATTCCATGGTACCTCCAATGCTGAATCCAATCATCTACAgtatgaggaacaaggagatcaaagctgcCCTGAGGAAACTCATTGGACGGAAGTTATTTACAACCAATAAAATGTCCATCTTTCTCTTTTGA
- the LOC123347343 gene encoding olfactory receptor 14A16-like, with the protein MFNRTTVTEFLLLGFSYVRELQILHFVVFLMIYLAGLMGNLLIITAVALNHHLHTPMYFFLVNLSILDLGFISITIPKSMANSLMNTSVISYIGCVTQVFLFMFFGSADLGILTVMAYDRYVAICQPLHYERVMNRRACVQMAASAWISGILYSSLHTGNTFAISFCGGNRVDQFFCDIPQLLKLACSDSDLSETAAIVFSACLVLICFVFIIVSYVQIFKTVLRIPSEQGRHKAFSTCLPHLIVVSLFIFTAIFAYLKPSSSSTSRLDLMLDVLYAVVPPILNPIIYSMRNKEIKVALRKLIGWRLFITNKMPIFLFCF; encoded by the coding sequence ATGTTCAACCGAACTACTgtgaccgagttccttctcctgggattctcttacgttcgggagctgcagattttgcactttgtggtgtttctaatGATTTACCTGGCAGGTCtgatggggaatcttctcatcatcacagccgTAGCCCTCAACCAccatcttcacacccccatgtacttcttcctggtcaATCTGTCCATCCTGGACCTTGGGTTCATCTCCAtcaccatccccaaatccatggccaattcCCTCATGAATACCAGTGTGATTTCTTATATTGGATGTGTCACCCAAGTCTTTCTCTTTATGTTCTTTGGTTCAGCTGATCTCGGCATCCTGACTGTCATGGCATACGACCGATATGTTGcaatctgccaaccactgcactatgagagagtgatgaacaggagagcttgtgtccaaatggcagccagtgcctggatcagtgGTATTCTTTACTCTTCCCTGCACACTGGGAACACATTTGCAATATCCTTCTGTGGAGGTAACAGagtggatcagttcttctgtgacaTCCCCCAGCTACTCAAGCTTGCCTGCTCTGactcagacctcagtgaaacTGCGGCTATTGTCTTCAGTGCATGCTTAGTCTTAATCTGCTTTGTTTTCATAATTGTgtcatatgttcagatcttcaaaactgtgctgagaatcccctcagagcagggccggcataaagccttctccacctgcctccctcacctcattgtggtctcTTTGTTTATTTTCACTGCCATatttgcctacctgaaacccaGCTCAAGTTCCACATCACGGCTGGATCTCATGCTGGATGTCCTCTATGCTGTAGTGCCTCCAATCCTGAATccaatcatctacagcatgaggaacaaggagatcaaagTTGCCCTGAGGAAATTGATTGGATGGAGGTTATTCATAACAAATAAAATGcccatttttctcttttgtttttaa